From the genome of Vigna angularis cultivar LongXiaoDou No.4 chromosome 11, ASM1680809v1, whole genome shotgun sequence, one region includes:
- the LOC108332318 gene encoding 40S ribosomal protein S5, with product MADVHEAGVVADPSQIDVKLFNRWSFDDVQVNDISLADYIGVVASKHATYVPHTAGRYSVKRFRKAQCPIVERLTNSLMMHGRNNGKKLMAVRIIKHAMEIIHLLTDLNPIQVIVDAVINSGPREDATRIGSAGVVRRQAVDISPLRRVNQAIYLLTTGAREAAFRNIKTIAECLADELINAAKGSSNSYAIKKKDEIERVAKANR from the exons ATGGCCGACGTTCACGAAGCTGGTGTTGTCGCAGATCCCTCCCAGATCGATGTCAAGCTTTTCAACCGCTGGAGCTTCGATGATGTTCAG GTTAATGACATTTCTCTGGCCGATTACATTGGAGTGGTGGCATCCAAGCATGCCACCTATGTTCCTCACACTGCTGGTAGGTACTCTGTGAAGCGGTTCAGGAAGGCCCAGTGCCCCATTGTTGAGAGGCTCACCAACTCTCTCATGATGCACGGCAGAAACAATGGCAAGAAACTCATGGCTGTTAGGATCATCAAGCATGCTATGGAAATTATTCATTTGTTGACTGATCTGAACCCCATTCAGGTTATTGTTGATGCTGTCATTAACAG TGGTCCCCGTGAAGATGCAACTAGAATTGGTTCTGCTGGAGTTGTAAGGAGACAGGCTGTGGATATCTCACCCCTTCGCCGAGTTAATCAGGCTATCTATCTTTTAACAACTGGTGCACGGGAAGCTGCATTCAGAAATATCAAAACTATTGCAGAATGCTTGGCTGATGAACTTATTAATGCAGCCAAAGGGTCATCCAACAG TTACGCTATCaagaaaaaagatgaaattgagagAGTTGCCAAGGCCAATCGTTGA